A single genomic interval of Novosphingobium ginsenosidimutans harbors:
- a CDS encoding PilZ domain-containing protein has translation MAEADLHDWTAAELRAAPRISLMLRAAKLVGPAGEFLCILRDVSATGLKARLFHSLPPEGPYALELGTGVRYRIEPVWERDQHVGFRFAAPPIDLSALVEESGRFPKRQLRLAVDYPVTLVSQQTEHPAQLMNLSQHGALIALDTPLALRQPVELRGGLFPLRHARVRWRRGDLHGLVFIEGFLLDELAQLVAKLQNRARSPGSLTRVNQ, from the coding sequence ATGGCCGAGGCCGACCTGCACGACTGGACTGCAGCCGAACTGCGCGCTGCGCCGCGCATTTCGTTGATGTTGCGCGCGGCCAAGCTGGTCGGCCCGGCAGGCGAGTTCCTGTGCATCCTGCGCGACGTATCGGCCACTGGCCTGAAGGCCCGACTGTTCCACTCGCTGCCGCCTGAGGGGCCCTATGCGCTCGAACTGGGTACGGGCGTGCGCTATCGAATCGAGCCCGTGTGGGAACGCGATCAGCATGTCGGCTTCCGGTTTGCTGCGCCGCCGATCGACCTATCTGCGCTGGTCGAGGAATCCGGCCGGTTCCCCAAGCGGCAGCTAAGGCTGGCGGTCGACTATCCGGTCACGCTGGTCAGCCAGCAAACCGAACATCCAGCGCAGCTGATGAACCTTTCGCAGCACGGGGCGCTGATCGCGCTCGACACCCCGCTGGCGCTGCGCCAGCCGGTCGAGCTGCGTGGCGGCCTGTTTCCGCTGCGCCATGCCCGGGTGCGCTGGCGCCGGGGCGATCTCCACGGTCTGGTCTTTATCGAGGGCTTCCTGCTCGACGAACTCGCCCAGCTGGTCGCCAAGCTGCAAAACCGTGCGCGATCACCAGGTTCACTAACGCGCGTTAACCAGTGA
- the ihfB gene encoding integration host factor subunit beta, producing MIRSELLQALARDNPGLRAEEVEKVVDTFFEEIETRLAQGGRVELRGFGAFSTRERDPRQGRNPRTGASVAVPGKKVPYFKPGKEMRARLNAD from the coding sequence ATGATAAGATCCGAACTGCTGCAGGCGCTCGCCCGCGATAATCCTGGCCTCCGCGCCGAAGAGGTCGAAAAGGTGGTCGACACCTTCTTTGAGGAAATCGAGACGCGGCTGGCCCAGGGTGGCCGGGTCGAACTGCGCGGCTTTGGAGCCTTTTCGACCCGCGAGCGTGACCCCCGCCAGGGCCGCAACCCGCGCACCGGCGCCAGCGTTGCGGTGCCGGGCAAGAAGGTGCCCTATTTCAAGCCCGGCAAGGAAATGCGCGCGCGCCTGAACGCGGACTAA
- a CDS encoding NAD(P)/FAD-dependent oxidoreductase produces MSVQSFASGHQPRETAVDVAIIGAGPAGLTAGYLLTKQGLTVAIIEKDKTYVGGISRTVEHEGYRFDIGGHRFFSKSQQVVDLWNEILPDDFIQRPRMSRIYYEGKFYSYPLRAFEALWNLGVVRSALCMISFAKAKAFPNKTVKSFEDWTVNQFGHKLYSIFFKTYTEKVWGMPCDEMSADWAAQRIKGLSLWGAVVDGLKRSLGLNKAPNDGMQTKTLLETFRYPRLGPGMMWNAARDKIVATGKGQVLMGHSLKQLASDNEGGWRMTATGPVGEVMIRARHTISSAPMRELAARLHPLPATSFNAKQLKYRDFLTVALKIRADEDMFPDNWIYIHDSKVKVGRIQNFRSWSPEMVPDQGVACVGLEYFCFEGDGLWSLHDDDLVALATREMAQLGLVSAEQVIGGVVVRQEKAYPVYDEDYAAHVDAMRRELEATWPSLHLVGRNGMHRYNNQDHAMMTAMLTVENIIAGSRIYDTWCVNEDAEYHEAGDEGAQQTLPPARAELTEDQAAALASVRDVPRKVA; encoded by the coding sequence ATGTCGGTGCAGAGCTTTGCGAGCGGACACCAGCCGCGCGAGACCGCGGTGGACGTCGCGATCATCGGCGCGGGTCCGGCCGGCCTCACCGCCGGCTATCTGCTGACCAAGCAAGGCCTGACCGTAGCGATTATCGAAAAGGACAAGACCTATGTCGGCGGAATAAGCCGGACGGTCGAACACGAGGGCTATCGCTTCGATATCGGCGGACACCGCTTTTTCTCGAAAAGTCAGCAGGTTGTCGATCTGTGGAACGAGATCCTACCCGATGATTTCATCCAGCGCCCGCGGATGAGCCGGATCTATTACGAGGGCAAGTTCTATTCCTATCCGCTGCGCGCCTTCGAGGCCTTGTGGAACCTGGGCGTGGTCCGCTCGGCGCTGTGCATGATCAGCTTTGCCAAGGCCAAGGCCTTCCCGAACAAGACCGTCAAGTCATTCGAGGACTGGACCGTCAACCAGTTCGGCCACAAGCTCTATTCGATCTTCTTCAAGACCTATACCGAGAAGGTCTGGGGCATGCCCTGCGACGAAATGAGCGCGGACTGGGCGGCCCAGCGGATCAAGGGCCTGTCGCTATGGGGTGCGGTGGTCGATGGCCTCAAGCGCAGCCTGGGCCTCAACAAGGCACCCAACGACGGGATGCAGACCAAGACCCTGCTGGAAACCTTCCGCTACCCGCGGCTCGGGCCCGGCATGATGTGGAATGCCGCGCGTGACAAGATTGTGGCGACCGGCAAGGGGCAGGTGCTGATGGGCCACAGCCTCAAGCAGCTGGCCAGCGACAACGAGGGCGGCTGGCGCATGACCGCGACCGGCCCGGTCGGCGAAGTCATGATCCGGGCCCGCCACACGATCAGTTCGGCTCCGATGCGCGAACTGGCCGCCCGCTTGCACCCGCTGCCGGCCACCAGCTTCAACGCCAAGCAGCTCAAGTACCGTGACTTCCTGACCGTCGCGCTGAAGATCCGCGCGGATGAGGATATGTTCCCGGATAACTGGATCTACATCCACGACAGCAAGGTGAAGGTCGGCCGAATTCAGAATTTCCGGTCGTGGTCGCCCGAAATGGTGCCGGACCAGGGGGTTGCCTGCGTCGGACTCGAATACTTCTGCTTCGAAGGCGATGGCCTGTGGTCGCTGCACGACGACGATCTGGTTGCCCTTGCCACCCGCGAGATGGCTCAGCTTGGCCTGGTTTCGGCCGAGCAGGTGATCGGCGGGGTCGTTGTGCGCCAGGAAAAGGCCTATCCGGTCTATGACGAAGACTATGCCGCGCACGTCGATGCCATGCGCCGCGAGCTGGAAGCGACCTGGCCCAGCCTGCACCTGGTCGGGCGCAACGGTATGCACCGCTATAACAACCAGGACCACGCGATGATGACCGCCATGCTGACGGTCGAGAACATCATCGCCGGCAGCCGGATCTATGACACCTGGTGCGTCAACGAGGACGCCGAATACCACGAAGCCGGTGACGAGGGTGCCCAGCAGACGCTGCCTCCGGCCCGCGCCGAACTGACAGAAGATCAGGCCGCAGCGCTCGCATCGGTGCGCGATGTGCCGCGCAAGGTCGCCTGA
- the msrB gene encoding peptide-methionine (R)-S-oxide reductase MsrB has protein sequence MQGRRQFLGWLAAGAAASGLAACSNAEAKTYPVRFSDAEWKKRLTAEQYYILRQKGTEVPGSSPLLHEKRKGVFVCAADGNVLYSSATKYDSKTGWPSFWDVVPGSIGKSIDFETGYPRTEVHCIKCGGHLGHVFDDGPKPTGKRYCMNGDALVFSPT, from the coding sequence ATGCAGGGCCGGCGGCAGTTCCTCGGCTGGCTGGCCGCAGGGGCGGCTGCCTCGGGCCTGGCCGCCTGCTCCAACGCCGAAGCCAAGACCTATCCGGTCCGCTTCAGCGATGCCGAATGGAAAAAGCGGCTGACGGCGGAGCAGTACTATATCCTGCGCCAGAAGGGCACCGAAGTGCCCGGCTCATCCCCGCTGCTGCATGAAAAGCGCAAGGGCGTGTTCGTCTGCGCGGCCGATGGCAATGTGCTCTATTCCAGCGCGACCAAGTATGACAGCAAGACCGGCTGGCCCAGCTTCTGGGACGTGGTGCCGGGTTCGATCGGCAAGTCGATCGATTTCGAGACCGGCTATCCGCGCACCGAAGTGCATTGCATCAAGTGCGGCGGGCACCTTGGGCACGTCTTCGATGATGGCCCCAAGCCGACCGGCAAGCGTTACTGCATGAACGGTGACGCGCTGGTGTTCAGCCCTACCTGA
- a CDS encoding amidohydrolase, whose amino-acid sequence MRAPKLLAGIAALALAASPGLAEKKKKEETVSPAAKAAREFDKNPFPSTYKPYPGEPTALVGATVFDGAGGRIDNGTVLLADGKVVAVGGADLVIPANFRRIDAAGKFVTPGIIDIHSHLGDYPSPQVQALSDGNEATAPTTPEVWAEHSVWPQDPGFSRALANGGITSLQILPGSANLMGGRSVVLKNVYSRTIQGMKFPGAPYGLKMACGENPKRVYGSKGRMPSTRMGNIAVNRMTWMKASEYRAKRNAGKLETRDLGMETLAGVLDGEILIQNHCYRADEMALVLDMAKEFGYKVSAFHHATEAYKIGDLLKAAGTCSAIWADWWGFKMESYDAIPENAGILQKAGACVVIHSDDENGIQRLNQEAAKAQGDARRAGIDISDAEVIRWLTLNPATAMGINQQTGSLEKGKMADVVLWNGNPLSVYSRPDKVWIDGALLFDAADPKRRPVSDFELGQVGEGDVK is encoded by the coding sequence ATGCGCGCGCCCAAACTGCTGGCGGGAATCGCCGCGCTGGCTCTGGCTGCAAGCCCGGGCCTGGCCGAAAAGAAGAAGAAGGAAGAAACGGTCTCCCCCGCCGCCAAGGCCGCGCGGGAATTTGACAAGAACCCCTTCCCTTCGACCTACAAGCCCTATCCGGGTGAACCCACCGCGCTGGTCGGCGCGACCGTGTTTGACGGGGCGGGCGGCCGGATCGACAATGGCACGGTACTGCTGGCCGATGGCAAGGTGGTTGCCGTCGGCGGCGCGGACCTCGTCATTCCGGCCAACTTCCGCCGGATCGATGCCGCCGGCAAATTCGTGACCCCCGGGATCATCGATATCCACTCGCACCTGGGGGACTATCCCAGCCCCCAGGTTCAGGCGCTGTCGGACGGCAATGAAGCAACCGCGCCAACCACCCCCGAAGTCTGGGCCGAGCATTCGGTCTGGCCGCAGGACCCGGGCTTCAGCCGGGCGCTGGCCAATGGCGGGATCACCAGCCTGCAGATCCTGCCCGGTTCGGCCAACCTGATGGGCGGGCGTTCGGTTGTGCTCAAGAACGTCTATTCGCGCACGATCCAGGGGATGAAGTTCCCCGGCGCGCCCTATGGCCTGAAGATGGCCTGCGGGGAAAACCCCAAGCGCGTCTATGGTTCGAAGGGGCGGATGCCCTCGACCCGGATGGGCAATATCGCGGTCAACCGCATGACCTGGATGAAGGCCAGCGAATACCGCGCCAAGCGCAATGCCGGCAAGCTCGAGACTCGCGACCTGGGCATGGAAACGCTGGCGGGCGTGCTCGATGGCGAAATCCTGATCCAGAACCACTGCTACCGCGCCGATGAAATGGCCCTGGTCCTCGATATGGCCAAGGAGTTCGGCTACAAGGTCAGCGCCTTTCACCATGCGACCGAAGCCTACAAGATCGGCGACCTGCTGAAGGCCGCAGGCACCTGTTCGGCGATCTGGGCCGACTGGTGGGGCTTCAAGATGGAAAGCTACGATGCGATTCCCGAAAATGCGGGAATCCTGCAAAAGGCCGGTGCCTGCGTGGTGATCCATTCGGATGACGAGAATGGCATCCAGCGCCTGAACCAGGAAGCCGCCAAGGCCCAGGGCGATGCCCGCCGCGCGGGGATCGACATTTCCGACGCCGAAGTGATCCGCTGGCTGACGCTTAACCCCGCCACGGCCATGGGGATCAACCAGCAGACCGGCAGCCTGGAAAAGGGCAAGATGGCCGACGTGGTGCTGTGGAACGGCAATCCGCTGTCGGTCTATTCGCGGCCCGATAAAGTCTGGATCGATGGCGCGCTGCTGTTCGATGCGGCCGATCCCAAGCGCCGTCCGGTGAGCGATTTCGAGCTGGGCCAGGTCGGTGAAGGAGACGTGAAATGA
- a CDS encoding sulfatase-like hydrolase/transferase, with protein MASAPLAATTAKQPRQPIAHHEWRHLANWLLAWVVLANLGYMLMWIIGAPPRHSEILAIGVVGLIVRTQVRWIQYLAFIGVSLYSLLNFIAALFNLAISSLLSSVGFFVELDPSQSVEYVIAGSAVILLCGIAWKALRRPASFADARIVLIAGAIVIALALFDQWMGAGMRGHYKRIAAADAPFESARSKSGLLGPAHAHGRNVMVIVVESLGVPNGNAELQRLLFARYKSPEVKAKFDLSFGSTTYYNSTTAAEIRELCGRWGDYYDLIEARDSTCLPAELARKGYETRAYHSFTGEFFDRQYWYPNIGFQHRTFGPELIAKGAGNCGGVFPGACDRDVPRQLAVQLKAATKPQFLYWLTVNTHLPVPTGSNLDVDRCGQVSAELREKFPMVCRQVGLWSQLDAAIVKEITAPDFPATDILIVGDHMPPYFDRKTRSQFAPDRVPYLLLRWKGDGKPDAPQLAVAGKAK; from the coding sequence ATGGCTAGTGCTCCGCTGGCCGCCACCACCGCGAAGCAGCCCCGCCAGCCGATTGCGCATCACGAATGGCGCCATCTGGCAAACTGGCTGCTGGCCTGGGTGGTGCTGGCCAATCTGGGCTACATGCTGATGTGGATCATTGGCGCGCCGCCGCGCCACAGCGAGATTCTTGCAATCGGTGTGGTCGGGCTGATCGTTCGCACCCAGGTCCGGTGGATCCAGTACCTCGCCTTCATTGGCGTCTCGCTTTACAGCCTGCTCAACTTCATCGCCGCGCTGTTCAACCTGGCGATCAGCTCGCTCCTCTCGAGCGTCGGGTTCTTTGTCGAACTCGATCCCAGCCAGTCGGTCGAGTACGTCATTGCCGGATCGGCGGTGATCCTGCTGTGCGGGATCGCCTGGAAGGCGCTGCGCCGTCCGGCCAGCTTTGCCGATGCCCGCATCGTACTGATCGCCGGGGCAATCGTCATCGCGCTAGCGCTGTTCGACCAGTGGATGGGTGCTGGCATGCGCGGCCATTACAAGCGGATCGCAGCAGCCGATGCTCCGTTCGAATCCGCCCGCAGCAAGTCGGGCCTGCTGGGTCCGGCCCATGCCCATGGCCGCAATGTGATGGTGATCGTGGTGGAATCGCTCGGCGTTCCCAACGGCAATGCTGAGCTGCAGCGGCTGCTGTTTGCCCGCTACAAAAGCCCCGAGGTCAAGGCGAAGTTCGACCTGAGCTTTGGCAGCACGACCTACTACAATTCGACCACAGCCGCGGAGATCCGCGAACTGTGCGGCCGCTGGGGCGATTATTATGACCTGATCGAGGCCAGGGACAGCACCTGCCTGCCGGCGGAACTGGCGCGCAAGGGCTATGAGACCCGCGCCTATCACAGCTTCACCGGAGAATTCTTCGACCGCCAGTACTGGTATCCCAACATTGGCTTCCAGCACCGCACCTTTGGTCCGGAGCTGATCGCCAAGGGCGCCGGCAACTGTGGCGGCGTCTTCCCCGGTGCCTGCGACCGCGACGTGCCGCGCCAGCTGGCTGTCCAGCTAAAGGCGGCAACCAAGCCGCAATTCCTCTATTGGCTGACGGTCAACACACACTTGCCGGTGCCGACCGGCAGCAATCTCGATGTCGATCGCTGCGGCCAGGTTTCGGCCGAGCTACGGGAGAAATTCCCGATGGTCTGCCGCCAGGTTGGTCTGTGGTCGCAGCTGGATGCCGCGATCGTCAAAGAGATCACCGCGCCCGATTTCCCGGCGACCGACATCCTGATCGTGGGCGATCACATGCCGCCCTATTTCGATCGCAAGACCCGTTCGCAGTTCGCGCCTGATCGCGTGCCTTACCTGCTGCTACGCTGGAAGGGTGATGGCAAGCCGGACGCGCCGCAGCTGGCCGTGGCTGGCAAGGCAAAGTGA
- a CDS encoding peptide MFS transporter: MKDMALWNEGDWIAAIAVVVLAIFLAIGGKIAIQKEPEFAGHPKGLYMLFFAEMWERFSYYGMRALLIFYLTKHWLFSDGNANLIYGAYTSLVYITPVLGGYLADRYLGQRKAVLFGGLLLAIGHSLMAVEGVHGVTDAAVKQADPAINVFWAALAFIIVGSGFLKANISVMVGQLYKLTDVRRDGAYTVFYMGINVGAAIGTILVGYLGETIGWGYGFGLAGIGMLLGLVVFVLGKSALNGAGEAPVPLAKSREMTLYGIGIAAVAVCWALVQYQSVIQNLLVISGLGLLGYVLYETFKLEKEPRERMFAILFLISLNPLFWGLFEQAGGSMSLFTDRYVDRGATPASLFQSINPIYIIILAPLFAALWQWLGKRGKEPSAPAKFGLALAQMGLANLVLVWGAEAYGLAAMTPVIFVFLYYLLATTGELCLSPVGLSAMNRLAPSYLASLIMGAWFYMTAVGNFVAGKIGEATGGHGGEMSKEKLLEIYQMFGWISIGAAVVVLLLSRIVKGWMHLDTLEDRK; encoded by the coding sequence ATGAAAGACATGGCCTTGTGGAACGAGGGTGACTGGATCGCGGCAATCGCGGTCGTCGTTCTCGCCATTTTCCTGGCGATCGGCGGCAAGATCGCAATCCAGAAAGAACCGGAATTCGCAGGCCATCCCAAGGGCCTCTACATGCTGTTTTTCGCCGAAATGTGGGAACGGTTTTCCTACTACGGCATGCGCGCACTGCTGATCTTCTACCTGACCAAGCACTGGCTGTTCAGCGATGGCAACGCCAACCTGATCTATGGCGCCTATACCAGCCTCGTTTACATCACCCCGGTGCTGGGAGGCTATCTGGCCGACCGCTACCTGGGGCAGCGCAAGGCCGTGCTGTTCGGCGGGCTGTTGCTGGCGATCGGCCACAGCCTGATGGCGGTCGAGGGCGTTCACGGCGTTACCGACGCGGCTGTGAAGCAGGCCGATCCGGCGATCAACGTGTTCTGGGCGGCCCTGGCCTTCATCATCGTCGGCTCGGGCTTCCTCAAGGCCAACATCTCGGTGATGGTCGGCCAGCTCTACAAGCTGACGGACGTGCGCCGCGACGGGGCCTACACCGTGTTCTACATGGGCATCAACGTCGGCGCAGCGATCGGGACGATCCTGGTCGGCTACCTCGGTGAAACGATCGGCTGGGGCTATGGCTTTGGCCTGGCCGGCATCGGCATGCTGCTGGGCCTGGTGGTCTTCGTCCTTGGCAAGAGCGCGCTGAACGGGGCGGGCGAGGCGCCGGTTCCGCTCGCCAAGTCGCGCGAGATGACGCTCTATGGCATTGGTATCGCCGCCGTGGCGGTGTGCTGGGCGCTGGTCCAGTATCAGTCGGTGATCCAGAACCTGCTGGTGATCTCGGGCCTCGGCCTGCTCGGCTATGTGCTCTACGAAACCTTTAAGCTGGAAAAGGAACCGCGGGAACGGATGTTCGCGATCCTGTTCCTGATCTCGCTCAATCCGCTGTTCTGGGGCCTGTTCGAGCAGGCGGGCGGCTCGATGAGCCTGTTCACCGATCGCTATGTCGATCGCGGCGCCACCCCGGCCTCGCTGTTCCAGTCGATCAACCCGATCTACATCATCATCCTCGCCCCGCTGTTCGCCGCGCTGTGGCAATGGCTTGGCAAGCGCGGGAAGGAACCATCGGCCCCGGCCAAGTTCGGCCTGGCGCTGGCCCAGATGGGCCTGGCCAACCTGGTGCTGGTCTGGGGGGCAGAAGCCTATGGCCTGGCGGCGATGACCCCGGTGATCTTCGTCTTCCTCTATTACCTGCTGGCCACCACAGGCGAACTCTGCCTCTCCCCGGTCGGGCTTTCGGCAATGAACCGCCTTGCGCCCAGCTACCTTGCTTCGCTGATCATGGGGGCCTGGTTCTACATGACTGCGGTCGGCAATTTCGTCGCCGGCAAGATCGGTGAAGCGACCGGCGGCCATGGCGGTGAAATGAGCAAGGAAAAGCTGCTCGAAATCTACCAGATGTTCGGCTGGATCTCGATCGGCGCGGCGGTGGTCGTTCTGCTGCTCTCGCGGATCGTCAAGGGCTGGATGCACCTCGATACCCTGGAGGACCGCAAGTGA
- a CDS encoding GntR family transcriptional regulator — MTGHTQPVYLKLRDLITAAIIDGTYPEGAMLPSVRALAADQGANPLTVAKAYQQFQLDGLVEVQRGVGMFVARGAAEKLRRSERELFLSRDWPEIRARMERLGIAPADLLAI, encoded by the coding sequence ATGACTGGGCACACACAACCTGTATATCTCAAGCTGCGCGATCTGATCACGGCGGCGATTATCGACGGTACCTATCCCGAAGGAGCCATGCTCCCTTCGGTCCGCGCGCTGGCGGCCGATCAGGGCGCCAACCCGCTGACCGTCGCCAAAGCCTATCAGCAGTTCCAGCTCGATGGTCTGGTTGAGGTGCAGCGCGGAGTCGGCATGTTTGTCGCCCGCGGCGCCGCGGAAAAGCTGCGGCGCAGCGAAAGGGAGCTGTTCCTGTCGCGCGACTGGCCGGAAATCCGCGCCAGAATGGAACGACTGGGAATCGCGCCAGCAGATTTGCTTGCGATTTAA
- a CDS encoding GtrA family protein yields MTATAMLNRTILPLLRTQWFAYLLVSAVALAGDMAAFLALLRAGVAPALAGAAGYSFGIAVHWILSSRLVFALRAAPGGTARMRQKAEFVGSALIGLVLTTVIVGLGDKAGIDPRLAKGAAIAVSFTCTWLLRSRIVFR; encoded by the coding sequence GTGACCGCCACCGCCATGCTCAACCGCACCATCCTGCCACTGCTGCGCACCCAATGGTTCGCCTATCTGCTGGTCAGCGCCGTGGCGCTGGCCGGCGATATGGCCGCCTTCCTGGCGCTGCTGCGGGCCGGGGTGGCCCCGGCGCTGGCCGGCGCGGCGGGTTACAGCTTTGGCATCGCAGTCCACTGGATCCTGTCGAGCCGGCTGGTCTTCGCCCTGCGTGCCGCGCCCGGCGGCACGGCCCGGATGCGGCAGAAGGCGGAATTCGTCGGCTCGGCCCTGATCGGCCTGGTGCTGACCACCGTCATCGTTGGATTGGGTGACAAGGCCGGGATCGACCCGCGCCTGGCCAAGGGCGCTGCGATCGCAGTCAGCTTTACCTGCACCTGGCTGCTGCGCAGTCGCATCGTTTTCCGCTAG